atagctcttttaacatttgtagttctttttctaattcagcaatcctactatttttagtttcttctatttttcgtatttcttccgtagtttgttgttttattttttctatttcctgtttcctatctatttcttcattttctctttctattcttaccattgctattaatttatcttctaattttaattcttcttttttccaacattagatataaatgttcacttattttcttatatcttcttcctagattagaaaatactatttttatttttgatctttcgtggttttcatatattttttcatctattataaattctttgttcattttattgtgaatagttcatgttgatatctatatatattctaaactatctatttgtaattctaattttgatatttcatctttttgtatatctattgagtttttactaactccggcaaatatattataatgtagtctttttatccttatttttaattctttacgtttttcagaaataatttgttttaattctttgtattgttgtactttattcattttaaattatatttataatatcttggcggatatctaaatttaattttatcataattaggtggtatgtgtttcattcttctagattttaaatgtattGTTAATTTTGATTCagtactagatattaatgtaattaagtaagctaatctttgtgggttttcttttgttttatttagacttatatattctgaataattactaattaaagattctttaattttcctaaaagcttctctatttttaaatggtcttcgcataattaatctAATAATTTgtaggtaaattctaataactctaacatatatctcacttttgtattttttgtattactgggttttgataccaattgtagggggtgcagaTATGTAATGTATGAAATAGATTCACTAGGACTGATGTGAGACTCTTTACATTCCGTTCACGTCGATTGCTCGACATCTTGTGAGTGAGCAAATTAATGTATTGATTAGCTTTagatttcataattttaatatttcagaaTAAATAGTAATAGTACTGTTATCTGAATCGATAGAGGGAGTGCTTGAAAATACTAATATAATAGAAGTCGGTTTTAGGGaaatacaaattaaaaatcaacccCAAAAGGTGGGTTAGTTTTCTCCTGATCAATATCAAAAGTTGCCCTCTTtgtatttacaaaaaaaattataattttatgacACCCGactcaaaaaagaaagaagaaaaaaacaaccTTTAGAGGTTtatagtttgaattttttttaccataaaaatCAAATCGACCTCTAAATGTcgatatttgtatttttgtttaagAAAAAAACTTTGGAGATCTCTTTAACAGACGCCTCGAGTTTGGATCTTGAAATAATATTCCTTTTTATATGAAGCTTTTTaattatttcaccaaaaaattttATCGAAGCGAATTCAAATTAATCAGGTCAACagtaatgataaataaataaataaaatataccatATGTGATTGCGCACCATTTCTTGGGATATGGgttttaattttgtagaaaaCTTATATAATCATTGAGCAGATAATTTATAATTACTTTGGAAGAGAACATGGTGCATTCACTCCCTTTCTCCtacatttattttaattttcaagtgtttttcttattcttctttcattatcTCGAGCTGCCTGTTACTTTGAAAGGAGTCTAGGAGCAACGATAAAATTGTACTTCGATGTAATTTATGCAGCGGTTTTGAACAATGAAAATAGCCAGTAATACTTGTATTAGAATAAACTGTATACATCACACACCTTAGATTGCTGCGCTTACCGAACCCTACTAACGCATAATGGTTGATAAATCAGGATATCCTAGTTATCTCAAAGAAATAACGAACTGAAAACGTATGGAAGCTTTCAAGCTTGAAAATACATGTATGACAGACAATACGTGAACATTAACTATATTAGCGTATTGAAATATTTTGCATAAATGGTGTATTATATATCTCTTTTACTTCTTAACTTATTGCGATCCCAAAAaagaattttatataaatatattatcgtACTAATAATGTGTGGGCAAAATGGGAACAATCCCACCTAGTCCTAGATCTTACCTACAAAATCAATTATACACattcaaactcaattttttttttttttttttaaaaggagaaGCTATTGGCGATTTATGATTGAAAGGATGATTTGGGTTTATTTAATTTAGAAATGATTTTCAGAAATAGGGAAACATGTTCATTAATAACGTAATTATAATGATAGAATTTTAAATTGAGAATAATACTCGACTatgagaaaagggaaaaaattaaattagtagtAATTTGTCTTGTTGATGTTTTGTACGACTTTTGATCACCGTCCATGACTGTTAGTTTTATATGCAtcaacaaaatacatatatatagctATAGAATATATCATATCTAAATAGGAAAAGTTTTATGGCTAAATACTTTAGTCATAAGTCTTTTATATAGCATTCATAGCAACATGTTGTGCTATATCTTGTTTTTATGATGAGCTGCTGACAACAAGGAATCAGGTCCCTAAGTTTTCATGGAAAAATACAGTTGTCACAAGTTTTGCATAGTTTTatcttctagtgtaacaaactgtgcaGGCGGGATGTATACCTTTCAAGGACACTTGGCCAAATTGTATTTCCAtcctaatcattattccactataaaaggaaaagaattctTCTCAATAAGGTAGTTTTTTGCAAAATTAGAATTGAAGAGAGTGAAATAGGCAAAAACTCAACTTTACAATATTGTTCAAGTTCTTATTTCTATATGcacttgtaacaccccgagagtacaccctgaacaccacacggtgcttacggccacaagtgaccacaagctaacccatgagttggtacctattgtgatcactgaataaaaaaaattacaaaagataCACATACATGAAAATAACTGaatttgccataaggttttaagtactaAAACATTAGTGAAGTATAAGTCTAAAACAACTTGtctgaaaactgataaaaatataacaaactGACTATCTGTCCAAagtgtccgaaagcctctaaaactgacagAATAATAGTTGATGGAACAggcccccaaataactccaactgtctaattgaaataaaatactaaaataaacataattggtccccgaagtatgaggactcaccactgctactatgtTGATGCGGTGGAATATCTAAGAGCGGTCAGAAACTTGAGCttccgaacctatattatgagacatcatagcataagaaatgagtatgcgatcaacactttgaatgtactggcatactagataaggttaggctgatatgcatgggctcatgtacaGAAATAATAACTGGCTGAATAAATCTCATGAGCTAACTGATGCATAGTATAcgtgaaaactataaaatctaaGAACGGATGACCAATCAcataacatgatactaaaatagtcTGTTAACTAAAAGCACTGAAATCTAGTAAccgataactgataactgtattctATGGTCAATACAAACCTAAACTGAATTACACTGAAAACtagattgaaactgtgggagctagctttaatcgacatgccccaatatattataagggtccaacctataaccccatttggaagagtgtcagtaccgtgccatggatactaacactagctgtgtggatccactatctGATGTCCCGAAGGGCGAgagtgtcatgcctaactgatgggggacccctcaaagtctatggtGGCGACGTAGGTCTATAACCTAGGGACTGTCCTAATGCTTTAttcctaactgacgggggagatGTCATCCGTACATTCACTTGGAGATAAaagttactcccaactgaaaacaCTGATTTctggactaaattaagcttattTGGACTAACGACTAACCATATTTCTCATGGTATAACTAAAATCGTTCTGTGGATACTGGAAACTAGGTAGAAAActaaattttgagtattcataaccgCCAGGACTCAATGACAATAACAATAAGAATATACTGACGCTTTAAAAACCGTAACAACTAGTCATTGTTAAAAACCCAAAtcttttaggcatttcatcatacacttggaattcatgattttaagtATCGGAATAGTTTAATTCATGGGATGATAACATaacttcaatactaaaatcatgggttaaggatttaacatgcaattttcatctaatttcaacaaaaacatatgtaaacatggtataaaaattgaaattcatggaagttcatggatataattcatgctaacatgtaaagatcatgaTTTTAAACTTGAAACGGATTCTTGGAATCCATGGGTTAAAaagacccaaggatgaacatctaacataccttaattgaagaatttgtgGAAGTTCATAGTGAttttttgaagcttgaacttggatttgaagaagctagggtttttttcttgagacagtttgtgaaaagatgagtgattttgcccttttggaaccttaatctcgtgttatgggTGAGGCTAGGTAAAGGAAAAATGAGTCAAATACCCCGACATATGCAAAATTAATTAAACTGAATGTGACCAGTGACGCAAAATGCAACGTGTTGCATCGCTAAATCAATGAGATATGCGACACACTGTGTTTCTCCCCACCAATGTGATAAGTGCCGCACCGCGGCCATATCATGTTGATTTCCTATTTTAAACATCCAAAAAAGCCTCAAACctcgtccgaaaaatccaaaacttacctgagACATGATATCGACCACCaatcataaatcaacttaaaaatctacgTTGTAAGGTTGGAAAGGTcagaattaaaatcatcaaagtttaagaggCTTTGGAAATGGCTAAGTCTTAACATTTcatgaaattttccaagtcttgAACCCCTTTATCAAGCAAGAgtgagataaaattagctaggataTTACGGGGTCTTATAGCACtgaaagagtgagtgttcttaAGTCAAGTTATAGTCTGTAACTgaattactcattctataagaccaatttcttcttttctttcttgagAGTGCTTAAGTATAGTTACCTAATTTTGATATTGGTAAGAGTTAATCAATATCGAAGCATGTTATTGGAAGAGTTGTCAAGATAGGCTTgcagtagagttattacaagcaggtGGAGCCTAGATTTAGGTTCATTGGAGTCGgtaatcaagattttgattaaaGTGAAGTGTTGGGTGATTttgagggcaagccgtggtttttctcTCCTTGAGCAAAGAGATTTCCACGTTCTTTATTTTTCTGCAAAGTTTTAGTTTTCCTGTGCTTTAGTGTTTGATTGCCTGTGACTAATTCTAAGTGACCTAGTTCCTCATAGTGTAGTGCAACCCTATattccaacaattggtatcatagGCAGAACACTCTagaaggttcacacctagagtgattttGTTAACATGGCTGCTCTACTAAATCTTGAAGAAGAGAAATCTATCAatagaccacctagatttaatgggaagttctatgggtggtggaaaactaggatttatgacttcattatggctgaaGACAGTGAGCTGATGGATGTaatacttgatggtcctcatgtgccAGTTAAAGAGgtcaaagaaagagaaataacaaGAATGGTTATAAAAAGGAGagagtatgatgatgaagatagaaggaaagttgagaagaattatAAATCCAAAAAACTGCTAGTTTGTGGCATATGActtgatgaatacaataggatttctATATGtaaaaatgctaaagaaatctgGGATTGGTTGGAGACTGCTTATGAAGGAACCATTGATATGAAGGATTCAAAATTTTACATGCTAACTACTCAATATGAAAGCTTCaccatgaaagaaagagaaaccATCCAAGAGATGCATACCAGATTTACTTCTATCACTAATGAGTTGCACTATTTAGGAGAAGTAGTACCTTTGTACATacaagtgagaaaaattctgGGGGTTCTGCGTAAATCttgggaaagcaaagtggatgctatcACTGAGGAAAGGAATTTGAAAACTTTCACCAAGGATGAACTTATTTGTAATCTAAAGGCACATGAGTTTAAGAAACAGCAAGggaaagagaagaaggaagtaaaaagagaaaaatctatGAATGAAGGCTTCTAAGTTATAttcaaatgaaaaaaacattggtgttgtatatttgaaaataagTAATTGTTAGAGCTATGAAAAAAAGTGGTCAATTACAAAGAAATGAAAGTAGCAGTAGAAAAGGAGGTACTTTGGAGGTTTGTCACAAATGTAGAAGTCttgagcatttcattaaggattaTCCAATGAATAAAATGGATTATTAGGAATATCTCAAGACTAGAAgtgacaaataaaaaaatagggaCCAAGTCCCTATAAAATTAAGCAGAAAGACTGCAGCAGATTATGTAGTAAGGTAGGCCTTAGCAGTGTGGGGAGATTCCTTTAGTGAATCTAATGAGGCTTAAAAGGCTGAAAATGTGTCCTTGTTGGCTGTAGAGGAATGTGAAATTACCTATGGTTCTTTGTTTTCTCTTATggaaaacattgaaaataaagaagaaaatgagataaCTCTTTCTGACATTAAGGAAAATTTAGGTAAGTATTcttctagaaagataaaaaagtttGCAAATATGCTGATTGATTCTATGTATGACATAAATGCTAAAAAATGCTCTACAAGAGAAGGTAGAAAATAAGGTGCTTGAATTAATTgctttaactctccaaatatctaaAATTGAGGAACAGGTTGctaagttaaaatctaaaaactGGAGTTTAGTGAGTCACTTCGAGAAGGTAAAAGATTCTGATggtaaaggaaagaaagaagccTCAAGGATTCAAATTTATCTTGAATATAAGTTAAAGGACTCTCATAAGTATCATATGACTACAATCCAGGAGAATGAAGAGTTACATAAGGACTTGGTTCATTTGAGGGAAGACCTTACAAAATTCCTACAATGGACGATATCCTCACAGATGCTTTCTAACTTAACTGGTTAAGGAGTTAATATGTAAAGGCAGGGTTTCAATACAAAACTCAATTACCTAGGTCTCAAGGAAAGGTTGTTTAATATGTCAAAAACAAAGCCCACAAACCTCTATGCAttcattgtggaagagatggtCACATGAAAGAAAACTATCAAAGTTGGATGAGAGCTATAGCGAACAGTATTAGTTGTATTCAACAAGAGAATACCTATCCTAAGGGTTtcataacttttaaaaatataaagaagcttACATTATCAATATGGGCCAAGAAGGATTTGATTACACCTTTGTCCTCCCACTGGGAACAcaaacttaagtgggttcccaaatctaacaaatgactttGTTGTAGGTGGATAAAGGGATTACAGTCAGAAATCACTGATAGTGGATATTCAAAGCATATGGCTATAATGTCTGGTTGTACTTTCTCTCTCAAGGCACTTCAAAGTGGAGGCATTTCATATGGAAATAgtaaaaaaggatcaaaatttaTGTATGGATAATGGGAAGTAAATTACTTTGGTATTCAATATGAAGATGCTGACTTATAGTTTAAAGGGATGACATTGCTGAAGACAAGAGTCAAGAGACAAATGATGTAGATGAGAAAGCAAAGTGGATGGAGGTGATGATGATCTAGGATCTTAGTCACAGATCCCAACCCTAGTAGAAAAACAATAAGGAGGGTCAAGTTAAAATTCACAAGGATTTGGTCCCTATAAAGATCATCTCAAAAGGTCAAACTGCAGAGATAAATGCACTTACCCTTTTGATATTCTGACTTCATCTTTTGGAAACTAAAGTCTTAACAAGACCTTAAGTTAGATGTTTCATTGTTTCCCAGTATTCTTATCCCAAGGAAGCCATATCGTGAAAAAGTTCAAAAAGGTATTGACTGGTTTATTGCAATGCAGAAGGAACCTGGCAATTTAAAGGATGTTAAGTCTGGGACTTGGTTCCTAGACCCATTTTCAAAACATTATCAAAAAAGGGTCTTATATTGAAATAACTAAGTTGAGGCTGTTGTTGATCAACCTAACTTGACCTACTAAATGAAAAAGTCTTTCTTCCTAAATTTGCCTATGATAAGGTGACAGGTATACTTAGTGAGGTAGGTGCACAAtggtctaactcagtactatACCTCTGTAGCTATATACCTATGGgaatagttttgaagaaaacaaaTTGAGTCAAGCACAAATGGAGAATTCAGTCAAGAAAGAGAGGAACCTGGTTCCATCTCTTAGGTTAGTACCAAATAAATATCCCTTAAAACtcataaaatttctttttaaaaagctAAATGTCCTTCCCAATCTGAACAAATGCTCTCAATTCACAGAAAATGTGATGATTCATACCTGTTGTAGTCAGACGCGTTAATCCTATAAGACGCCTTTAAATGTAAAATGGTCACCTCCATTAATTACAAAATCAACTATTTTTATTCTCACTTTTTCCTGAATTAACTCAAATTATCTTCCTGGATTTTCCTAATCCCTAAACTAACCCggtttttttatcttaaaaaatttgaaatgccAGAAATTCCATCTTCCTCAATCTCCATGAAAGAGTCCTCTTCTGATCTTCCATATGAATCACAGAGTGTTTTACCCACCATTCCTTCACTTGAAGTTCCAAACACCCCAAATGAACCAAATTCAGAAAATCCCCAAATCAAACAATCTAATTTTTTAACACCCAATACCATAGAAGAAATCACTTTAAGTCCACAACAAGAACTTAAATTAACTCTACCTACTATGTCCTCTCCAGAAATACCACAATCGCTCACTGATTCTGTTCCTGTCCAACCTTCCTCAACCATAGAAAATTCTGCTAAGTCATCTAGGATAAAGGATTCGAATCATGGTTTTGGTTCTTTGATTGAATAAGAAGTCCCTTAATCTAAAGTTTCTCTTTCTTCAAAAAAACCCAAAAACCTCTCAAATCCATCTTCCTGCTGAAGAATTAGAAGGTACTAAAATTTCAGAAAACTTACACGTACCtggtttgtaatgccccaaaatctgatcccgagatgtcatatgctactcaagactacaagtagccttaagctaaccctgtctgcataCTGTTGAGCCTAAATCTTATAGTAATGGAAATTTAGATGATATAAGTCATGTTTAATGCGGAAACTATCTATAGTATATGAGGATAATCTAAACAAAATATCTGAAACATCAAAACTGAATAATCTAtatcaaaactagtagtctgacaagcctctactacttatactagagagtcactggggtAAACCCCAAGC
The Capsicum annuum cultivar UCD-10X-F1 unplaced genomic scaffold, UCD10Xv1.1 ctg39436, whole genome shotgun sequence DNA segment above includes these coding regions:
- the LOC124891656 gene encoding uncharacterized protein LOC124891656, which codes for MAEDSELMDVILDGPHVPVKEVKEREITRMVIKRREISICKNAKEIWDWLETAYEGTIDMKDSKFYMLTTQYESFTMKERETIQEMHTRFTSITNELHYLGEVVPLYIQVRKILGVLRKSWESKVDAITEERNLKTFTKDELICNLKAHEFKKQQGKEKKEVKREKSMNEGF